In the Solanum pennellii chromosome 5, SPENNV200 genome, one interval contains:
- the LOC114077334 gene encoding girdin-like produces the protein MASGKRVSLAVPISTSIYHGLNKISNSSQLDHVRVCFPIHYVYGWLAYYLKTHYPLTSGPSLPRMVVYSGEGAAKYFDKDEARKRVHRGENIVWNATMLSRPHPTYYLDDEKSSELDQAYFMSIRFNYLPLRRGGSFVIEPYSPHRFSRQFGFHQDNPGYLENDIRVESLDEGLIYWRICVSRVTMSTATFPPAVTSAKKLYTTQYSSWWERSYGTFLEDNLDVMVEKAGSEFVTLLEDKSQDIEKTLSKVKTPLAPQHQSKKLNFSKASKKELVHTPTDKEKSPQFLFSSKRSLQETSKTSKDRCWKRQRIELSGAEIVEVRSVDNPSRSLTIQSNKVDADGHLQGSPRERPQVSEESTAILRPKAKPISNIEKDQDSSSTSRGQALKGLAPNSNELSRVLPKINGAMSVFEGRGVVFNHKRKYILGLWEEICRKLSRTSLNNISSYKDDIYEIFKEMSEMNLFDLSPLKSLVDSLFDHATSYDQEHSNFVDKAPGDRKMELLSNAKERLELFKVEECEKAKHVSSNKKSLKKVKRKLATLQGEREGLEAVLDAAKKNVEEIQAKILAMEDEISSYENMSLLTPEDSIRMEQKRECLEASRQDLTNYKLRLD, from the exons ATGGCGAGCGGTAAAAGGGTTAGCCTTGCGGTTCCAATTTCAACAAGCATATATCATGgcttaaataaaatttcaaattcttcaCAGTTGGACCATGTAAGAGTTTGTTTTCCCATTCACTATGTCTATGGTTGGCTTGCTTATTATCTCAAAACACACTATCCGCTTACTAGTGGACCTTCTCTACCACGAATGGTGGTATATTCTGGAGAAGGTGCTGCAAAGTATTTTGACAAAGATGAGGCAAGAAAGCGTGTTCATCGGGGGGAGAACATTGTGTGGAATGCAACCATGCTTAGTAGGCCTCACCCAACTTATtatcttgatgatgaaaaatCATCAGAGTTGGATCAAGCTTATTTTATGAGCATTCGTTTTAATTATCTTCCATTGAGGAGAGGAGGTTCCTTTGTCATTGAGCCATATAGTCCGCACCGATTTAGTCGCCAATTTGGTTTCCATCAAGATAATCCTGGCTATTTAGAAAATGATATTCGTGTTGAGTCACTTGATGAAGGCCTTATATACTGGCGCATTTGTGTATCACGTGTGACTATGTCTACAGCGACATTTCCTCCTGCGGTAACTTCCGCAAAGAAGCTTTATACCACCCAATATTCATCTTGGTGGGAGAGGTCCTATGGAACGTTTCTTGAGGATAATTTGGATGTTATGGTGGAAAAAGCTGGGTCAGAATTTGTTACCCTTCTAGAAGACAAAAGTCAAGATATCGAGAAAACACTTTCAAAAGTCAAGACACCACTTGCTCCCCAACATCAAAGTAAGAAGCTTAACTTTTCTAAGGCATCTAAGAAAGAACTGGTTCATACTCCTACCGATAAAGAGAAATCCCCCCAATTTCTCTTCTCTAGTAAACGGTCCCTTCAAGAAACAAGCAAAACTAGCAAGGATCGATGTTGGAAGAGGCAAAGAATTGAACTATCTGGGGCTGAAATTGTAGAAGTCCGAAGTGTCGATAATCCTTCTAGATCATTGACAATTCAGAGTAacaag GTTGATGCTGATGGACATTTACAAGGATCACCGCGTGAGAGGCCACAAGTTAGCGAAGAGTCTACAGCGATATTGAGACCTAAGGCAAAACCAATTTCAAATATCGAGAAAGATCAAGATTCATCGTCTACTTCTCGTGGCCAAGCTTTAAAAGGGTTGGCTCCTAACTCAAATGAGCTTTCCCGAGTTCTTCCCAAGATAAATGGTGCTATGTCTGTCTTCGAAGGAAGAGGTGTGGTGTTTAATCACAAAAGGAAGTATATCTTGGGTCTTTGGGAAGAGATCTGTAGAAAACTTTCCAGAACTTCTCTAAACAATATTTCATCTTACAAAGATGATATTTATGAGATTTTCAAGGAGATGAGTGAGATGAATTTATTTGATCTTTCACCATTAAAAAGCTTGGTAGATTCTCTTTTTGATCATGCTACTTCTTATGATCAAGAACACTCTAATTTTGTTGACAAGGCGCCTGGAGATAGGAAGATGGAACTGCTTTCCAATGCCAAAGAGCGTCTCGAATTATTCAAAGTAGAGGAATGTGAGAAGGCAAAACATGTCTCTTCTAACAAGAAATCGCTAAAGAAGGTTAAGCGGAAGCTAGCAACTTTACAAGGAGAGCGAGAGGGTCTTGAAGCTGTTTTAGACGCTGCTAAGAAGAACGTCGAGGAGATTCAAGCCAAGATTTTAGCTATGGAAGATGAGATATCCTCGTATGAGAATATGAGTTTATTAACGCCTGAAGATTCAATTCGCATGGAACAGAAAAGAGAGTGCTTGGAGGCTAGTCGACAAGATTTGACCAACTACAAGTTACGCTTAGAttag
- the LOC107020500 gene encoding chloroplast sensor kinase, chloroplastic isoform X1 — protein sequence MLLSAFPPQNPLSNSTPPPHYPPTLIFSPVTFYKAAVNASSQRLPLLTLTNAAATSSTTLRHVSGTCSDDDGDGNGDSMVTSASAVAAAIRNASTSPVEFVQTIEKDDGKNRGLVLPSVDFQRLCLEQLELFRRIVHPDSVLSHWECWPPSKTRYKVYVRPAGSYVMDRLELQRIILHPCVNEIDLVILIGNFSIPAGLRIAEAALSRQEAELLPELGAVVFPMLKHPFIVGFLVVELPRTTWDKGGLNVKGWPAQEETFPIPPSTDLKSLNIKTSSDHSFEMLKFTAEQRLNAINISRSLAMAYVMDQKSILLQQSTWQNNIRMSNLVEQIRGSLSSIRTLSKMLSVQIRKSEISYDIVQDILEQGDCLSDTLKGLQDAVSLTKANIMRYSEETLKRMPKSTHPDHESVRSQLSDNLSQKLESVFSKSKDLEMPMPPIALAPLRQEGIRACNVSDVLVDLVGAVAPLAHEQRRAVLLSEVPRSLQVPIEEPALRQALGNLIEGALLRIQAGGKVEIIATGAPAGGSLVIIDDDGLDMHYMTQMHSLAPFGADLFSEDRVEDNMTWNFVAGLTVSREILESYGCVVRVISPRVTDAAIGTGGTRIELWFPSFSASSVVDGPSHEA from the exons ATGCTGCTCTCTGCATTTCCTCCGCAGAATCCATTATCCAATTCCACCCCACCCCCTCACTACCCCCCTACCCTCATCTTCTCCCCTGTTACCTTCTACAAAGCAGCTGTTAACGCTTCTTCCCAGAGGCTACCACTACTCACTCTCACCAACGCCGCCGCTACCTCCTCCACTACTCTCCGGCACGTCAGTGGCACGTGCTCCGATGACGACGGAGACGGAAACGGAGACAGTATGGTTACTTCGGCGTCAGCTGTCGCTGCGGCGATACGAAATGCCTCGACGTCACCGGTGGAGTTCGTTCAGACGATTGAAAAGGATGATGGTAAAAATAGAGGTTTGGTGCTACCGAGTGTTGATTTTCAGAGACTTTGCCTTGAACAATTGGAGCTGTTTCGCCGTATTGTTCATCCCGACTCTGTTCTTTCC CATTGGGAATGCTGGCCACCATCAAAAACACGTTACAAA GTTTATGTAAGACCAGCTGGAAGCTATGTAATGGACCGCCTAGAGTTGCAGCGGATTATTTTACATCCAtgtgttaatgagattgatctAGTGATTCTAATTGGTAACTTTAGCATTCCAGCAGGCTTAAGAATTGCCGAAGCAGCTCTTTCGAGGCAAGAG GCAGAGTTACTTCCCGAGCTTGGAGCAGTGGTGTTCCCCATGTTGAAACACCCATTTATTGTTGGATTTTTGGTTGTGGAACTCCCAAGAACTACATGGGATAAGGGAGGGCTCAATGTTAAAGGATGGCCTGCCCAGGAGGAAACTTTTCCTATACCTCCTAGCACAGATTTGAAATCATTGAATATCAAAACTTCAAGTGACCACTCCTTTGAGATGTTAAAATTTACAGCTGAGCAAAGATTAAATGCAATAAATATTTCTCGTTCACTTGCAATGGCTTATGTCATGGATCAG AAATCAATTTTGCTCCAACAGTCGACCTGGCAAAATAATATCAGGATGAGCAACTTGGTTGAGCAA ATTCGGGGTTCTCTTTCCAGTATTCGAACTTTGAGTAAGATGTTATCTGTTCAGATTAGAAAGAGTGAG ATTTCGTATGACATTGTTCAAGACATTTTGGAGCAAGGTGATTGCTTGAGTGATACTCTTAAGGGACTCCAGGATGCTGTTTCCTTAACAAAG GCGAATATAATGCGCTATAGTGAAGAAACATTGAAAAGGATGCCTAAATCAACTCATCCTGATCATGAGTCAGTGAGGTCACAGTTATCGGACAACTTGTCTCAGAAGCTAGAATCTGTCTTCTCAAAATCCAAGGATCTAGAAATGCCAATGCCACCTATTGCTCTTGCACCTTTACGCCAGGAAGGAATCAG AGCATGCAATGTTTCTGATGTACTGGTGGATTTGGTGGGAGCAGTGGCACCTTTGGCACACGAGCAGAGGAGAGCTGTTTTACTTTCTGAGGTTCCAAGATCTTTACAGGTACCAATTGAAGAGCCTGCTTTACGCCAGGCTTTGGGTAATTTGATCGAGGGTGCTTTATTGCGTATACAAGCTGGTGGGAAGGTTGAAATCATTGCCACTGGAGCACCTGCAGGGGGTTCTCTTGTTATAATTGACGATGATGGCCTTGATATGCACTATATG ACACAGATGCACTCTCTAGCACCTTTTGGGGCAGACTTATTTTCTGAAGATAGGGTAGAGGACAACATGACATGGAACTTTGTGGCTGGACTAACTGTTTCTCGAGAAATACTGGAGAGTTATGGATGTGTTGTGCGGGTGATCTCACCAAGAGTAACAGATGCTGCAATTGGAACCGGAGGAACCCGTATAGAACTCTGGTTTCCCtctttttctgcttcatctgtTGTAGATGGCCCTTCTCACGAGGCTTAA
- the LOC107020500 gene encoding chloroplast sensor kinase, chloroplastic isoform X2, which produces MLLSAFPPQNPLSNSTPPPHYPPTLIFSPVTFYKAAVNASSQRLPLLTLTNAAATSSTTLRHVSGTCSDDDGDGNGDSMVTSASAVAAAIRNASTSPVEFVQTIEKDDGKNRGLVLPSVDFQRLCLEQLELFRRIVHPDSVLSVYVRPAGSYVMDRLELQRIILHPCVNEIDLVILIGNFSIPAGLRIAEAALSRQEAELLPELGAVVFPMLKHPFIVGFLVVELPRTTWDKGGLNVKGWPAQEETFPIPPSTDLKSLNIKTSSDHSFEMLKFTAEQRLNAINISRSLAMAYVMDQKSILLQQSTWQNNIRMSNLVEQIRGSLSSIRTLSKMLSVQIRKSEISYDIVQDILEQGDCLSDTLKGLQDAVSLTKANIMRYSEETLKRMPKSTHPDHESVRSQLSDNLSQKLESVFSKSKDLEMPMPPIALAPLRQEGIRACNVSDVLVDLVGAVAPLAHEQRRAVLLSEVPRSLQVPIEEPALRQALGNLIEGALLRIQAGGKVEIIATGAPAGGSLVIIDDDGLDMHYMTQMHSLAPFGADLFSEDRVEDNMTWNFVAGLTVSREILESYGCVVRVISPRVTDAAIGTGGTRIELWFPSFSASSVVDGPSHEA; this is translated from the exons ATGCTGCTCTCTGCATTTCCTCCGCAGAATCCATTATCCAATTCCACCCCACCCCCTCACTACCCCCCTACCCTCATCTTCTCCCCTGTTACCTTCTACAAAGCAGCTGTTAACGCTTCTTCCCAGAGGCTACCACTACTCACTCTCACCAACGCCGCCGCTACCTCCTCCACTACTCTCCGGCACGTCAGTGGCACGTGCTCCGATGACGACGGAGACGGAAACGGAGACAGTATGGTTACTTCGGCGTCAGCTGTCGCTGCGGCGATACGAAATGCCTCGACGTCACCGGTGGAGTTCGTTCAGACGATTGAAAAGGATGATGGTAAAAATAGAGGTTTGGTGCTACCGAGTGTTGATTTTCAGAGACTTTGCCTTGAACAATTGGAGCTGTTTCGCCGTATTGTTCATCCCGACTCTGTTCTTTCC GTTTATGTAAGACCAGCTGGAAGCTATGTAATGGACCGCCTAGAGTTGCAGCGGATTATTTTACATCCAtgtgttaatgagattgatctAGTGATTCTAATTGGTAACTTTAGCATTCCAGCAGGCTTAAGAATTGCCGAAGCAGCTCTTTCGAGGCAAGAG GCAGAGTTACTTCCCGAGCTTGGAGCAGTGGTGTTCCCCATGTTGAAACACCCATTTATTGTTGGATTTTTGGTTGTGGAACTCCCAAGAACTACATGGGATAAGGGAGGGCTCAATGTTAAAGGATGGCCTGCCCAGGAGGAAACTTTTCCTATACCTCCTAGCACAGATTTGAAATCATTGAATATCAAAACTTCAAGTGACCACTCCTTTGAGATGTTAAAATTTACAGCTGAGCAAAGATTAAATGCAATAAATATTTCTCGTTCACTTGCAATGGCTTATGTCATGGATCAG AAATCAATTTTGCTCCAACAGTCGACCTGGCAAAATAATATCAGGATGAGCAACTTGGTTGAGCAA ATTCGGGGTTCTCTTTCCAGTATTCGAACTTTGAGTAAGATGTTATCTGTTCAGATTAGAAAGAGTGAG ATTTCGTATGACATTGTTCAAGACATTTTGGAGCAAGGTGATTGCTTGAGTGATACTCTTAAGGGACTCCAGGATGCTGTTTCCTTAACAAAG GCGAATATAATGCGCTATAGTGAAGAAACATTGAAAAGGATGCCTAAATCAACTCATCCTGATCATGAGTCAGTGAGGTCACAGTTATCGGACAACTTGTCTCAGAAGCTAGAATCTGTCTTCTCAAAATCCAAGGATCTAGAAATGCCAATGCCACCTATTGCTCTTGCACCTTTACGCCAGGAAGGAATCAG AGCATGCAATGTTTCTGATGTACTGGTGGATTTGGTGGGAGCAGTGGCACCTTTGGCACACGAGCAGAGGAGAGCTGTTTTACTTTCTGAGGTTCCAAGATCTTTACAGGTACCAATTGAAGAGCCTGCTTTACGCCAGGCTTTGGGTAATTTGATCGAGGGTGCTTTATTGCGTATACAAGCTGGTGGGAAGGTTGAAATCATTGCCACTGGAGCACCTGCAGGGGGTTCTCTTGTTATAATTGACGATGATGGCCTTGATATGCACTATATG ACACAGATGCACTCTCTAGCACCTTTTGGGGCAGACTTATTTTCTGAAGATAGGGTAGAGGACAACATGACATGGAACTTTGTGGCTGGACTAACTGTTTCTCGAGAAATACTGGAGAGTTATGGATGTGTTGTGCGGGTGATCTCACCAAGAGTAACAGATGCTGCAATTGGAACCGGAGGAACCCGTATAGAACTCTGGTTTCCCtctttttctgcttcatctgtTGTAGATGGCCCTTCTCACGAGGCTTAA
- the LOC107019256 gene encoding uncharacterized protein LOC107019256 has protein sequence MELTNNYSKNVFLLVLLIVFPFSSDAKSNSPCHFPVVFNFGDSNSDTGGLSAAFGQAGPPAGETYFGAPAGRYCDGRLVIDFIAESLGLPYLSAFLDALGSNFSHGANFATAGSTIRPQNTTLHQSGFSPISLNVQSYEFNDFLHRSQIIRNKGDVFCKLMPKEKHFSEGLYTFDIGQNDLTAGYFSNMSTDQVRAYVPDVIDQFKTVIQGIYSRGGRYFWIHNTGPVGCLPYVLDRLLITAGQVDKAGCAAPFNEVAQYFNAKLKEAVIQLRKDLPLAALTYVDVYSVKYELIYHANKHGFEHPLQACCGHGGKYNFNINHGCGSKIKVKGKETILGKSCKNPSKRINWDGVHFTEAANKWVFQQIVNGLYSDPPFPLNMACHKKYKMVTQILILILCLVPTQILGNCKFAAIFNFGDSNSDTGGLSAAFGEAPYPNGETFFHAPAGRFSDGRLLIDFIAEGLDLPYLSAFLDSIGSNFSHGANFATAGSTIRPQNTTMAQSGYSPISLDVQGVQFSDFHTRSQIIRQKGFVISNTGNVFGQLLPNEEDFSQALYTFDIGQNDLTAGYKLNMSTDQVKAYVPDLLSQLSNVIKKVYAKGGRSFWIHNTGPVGCLPYVMDRFMTTAAQIDKYGCANPFNEVSKYFNLLLKKTVVQLRKELPLAAFTYVDVYSVKYSLIGHAKKLGFENPFLACCGHGGKYNYNRFIKCGSKKVVNGKEIVIASSCKDPSVRVNWDGTHFTEAANKWIFDQIVNGSFSDPPIPLSLSCNRVNH, from the exons ATGGAGCTTACtaataattactcaaaaaatgTGTTTCTTCTAGTGTTGCTAATTGTATTTCCATTTTCAAGTGATGCTAAGAGCAACTCACCGTGTCATTTTCCGGTGGTTTTCAACTTCGGCGACTCAAACTCCGACACCGGTGGATTGTCGGCGGCATTTGGTCAGGCTGGTCCACCCGCCGGAGAGACATATTTTGGTGCCCCTGCCGGACGGTACTGTGATGGTCGTCTTGTTATTGATTTCATtg CTGAAAGTTTAGGATTACCATACCTAAGTGCATTCTTAGATGCATTGGGTTCAAATTTCAGTCATGGAGCCAATTTTGCCACAGCTGGTTCAACAATCAGACCACAAAACAcaactcttcatcaaagtgGTTTTAGCCCCATTTCATTAAACGTTCAGAGTTACGAATTCAACGATTTCCTTCATAGATCACAGATTATTCGTAACAAAG GGGATGTGTTTTGTAAGTTGATGCCTAAGGAGAAACATTTTTCTGAGGGGTTATACACATTTGACATTGGACAAAATGATTTAACTGCTGGTTACTTCAGTAACATGTCCACTGATCAAGTTAGAGCTTATGTTCCTGATGTGATCGATCAATTCAAAACCGTTATTCAG GGTATATATAGTCGCGGTGGTAGATATTTTTGGATACATAACACAGGTCCAGTTGGTTGTCTACCATACGTATTAGATCGTCTGTTAATAACAGCAGGGCAAGTTGATAAAGCAGGCTGTGCTGCTCCTTTCAATGAAGTGGCTCAATATTTCAATGCTAAGTTGAAAGAAGCAGTGATTCAGCTAAGAAAAGATCTTCCATTAGCTGCTCTTACCTATGTTGATGTCTATTCAGTCAAGTACGAACTCATCTATCACGCTAACAAGCACG GATTTGAGCATCCATTACAAGCTTGTTGTGGGCATGGAGGAAAGTACAACTTCAACATAAATCATGGATGTGGAAGCAAGATAAAGGTGAAAGGAAAAGAAACAATATTGggaaaatcatgcaaaaatccatcaaaaagaataaattgGGATGGTGTACATTTCACAGAGGCTGCTAATAAATGGGTGTTTCAACAAATTGTGAATGGTTTATATTCAGATCCACCATTTCCCTTGAATATGGCATGTCATAAAAAATA CAAAATGGTAACACAAATCTTGATTCTAATTTTGTGTTTAGTGCCAACCCAAATCTTAGGCAATTGCAAATTTGCAGCCATTTTCAACTTTGGTGACTCAAACTCAGATACTGGTGGCCTTTCAGCAGCATTTGGAGAAGCTCCTTATCCCAATGGTGAAACTTTCTTTCATGCCCCTGCTGGTCGATTCTCCGATGGTCGTCTCCTTATTGATTTCATTG CTGAAGGCTTAGATTTGCCTTATCTTAGCGCGTTTCTTGATTCGATTGGTTCCAACTTCAGCCATGGAGCTAATTTTGCCACAGCAGGATCAACCATTAGACCTCAAAACACAACCATGGCTCAGAGTGGATACAGTCCAATTTCACTGGATGTACAAGGTGTTCAATTCTCTGATTTTCATACAAGATCACAAATAATTCGCCAGAAAG GTTTTGTTATTTCTAACACAGGAAATGTCTTTGGCCAATTGCTGCCAAATGAGGAAGATTTTTCTCAAGCATTGTACACGTTTGATATCGGACAGAATGATCTCACTGCTGGCTACAAGCTTAATATGTCCACTGATCAAGTGAAGGCTTATGTTCCTGATTTGCTCTCTCAGTTATCCAATGTTATAAAG AAAGTATATGCAAAAGGCGGTAGATCATTTTGGATTCACAATACTGGACCAGTAGGTTGTCTACCATACGTTATGGACCGCTTTATGACCACAGCAGCACAAATCGATAAGTATGGTTGTGCTAATCCCTTCAATGAAGTGTCAAAGTACTTCAACCTTCTGTTGAAGAAAACTGTTGTTCAGCTCAGGAAAGAACTTCCTTTAGCTGCATTCACTTATGTTGATGTCTACTCGGTTAAATACTCGCTCATCGGTCATGCAAAGAAGCTAG GATTTGAGAACCCATTCCTAGCTTGTTGTGGTCATGGTGGGAAGTACAATTACAACAGATTCATAAAATGTGGAAGCAAGAAAGTGGTGAACGGAAAAGAGATAGTGATCGCTTCTTCATGCAAGGATCCATCAGTTCGGGTTAATTGGGATGGAACTCACTTCACAGAAGCAGCTAATAAGTGGATATTTGATCAGATTGTTAACGGCTCGTTTTCAGATCCTCCAATTCCTTTGAGTTTGTCCTGCAACAGAGTTAACCATTGA